Genomic segment of Raphanus sativus cultivar WK10039 unplaced genomic scaffold, ASM80110v3 Scaffold4128, whole genome shotgun sequence:
taagacaaatgctattgaaggaggaaaatcggattgtaccagcatctatgtcaaccagagttttgttagcaaggatgcactgctttcagagctgcggttgacagcagtgaggggtaggttttctttcagaatatacaaatcaacaaaaactctccttgtggcaatatgtcgggttagcggttgtggatggaagatcagagcgagtgtgaaacatgggtcaaacacgttttgggtaacaaagtatgtggaaaaacatttatgctcaattggagaccgaatcgctcagcggagacactgtactccaaagtatgttggtagtcttttcattgatcgtgttgggatcattgatgggataactccacagcatatcactgatgcaatgaagaacatgtttggcatgacgcttgattacaccacttcatacagagcactgttatatgcacagaaattggtgagaggatcagcagaagaagggtattcgcgtctgccttcatatctcgagcaaatctccattgcaaatcctgattctatcacggctatagaacttgattctgagaaaagatttaagtatctatttctctcttttggagcttctatcaaaggttttaagtatcagagaagggtcattgtggtggatggaactcacctaagtggaaagtatggaggtgttatgttagttgcagccgcacaagatggcaattttcagatattcccattggcttttgggatcgtggatgctgaagatgaaccttcttgggaatggtttttcacaaaattggctagttgtatatctcatgacaagcctctggtgatagtctctgaccggcacgcggccattaaaagtgcgtgtgagaaggtgtttccttgggcaacccgaggaatatgttattatcaccttcaagataacattgtcaaaaagtttaaagggaaacatctcatgtacttggtgaaaggggctgcttatgcgcacacggttcacgattttaaccggtacatggctgagatacggagtgcaaacccggaacttgcaacgtatttggagaaggccgacgccaagctatggtcaagggtttattgtaaggggaacaggttcaacataaaaacaagcaacatcgctgaatctattaattccgcactgaagcgagcaagaggatttccgattccgttcctgctggagttcataaggcagaagttaggaaaatggtattggaaaaggagacaagatgctttgagtctcccaactgtacatagccggggtgttgaatacttgcttgctgttcgatcagagatagcggatacgatgacggtcgaaccaattgatggatggcgtttctttgtcaaaggtggcaaaatggactgtgcggttgatttggaacatgtaaagtgtggttgtggtgtctatggagtggagaaaataccttgctctcatgctatagcagctggaacacatgctggtgtgcatatcgacacacttgtatgtccactttactcaaagaatcatctgtatgcaggatactcagagaatatatatcctatcgtgtcacaacatattgaggaacgagaatgctttcctccaaacgtaaagcgtggtccggggagacagaagaaatcaagatggcaatcttggttggagctatctaggatgaggggacacaaacccaggaagaaacacagggcacggagatgctcaaactgcaaggaaactggccatacgaaaccacaatgtacacaaccagttgactagttgtccagacgacctaaatataagtcgtccagtcttgattacccgtccagacgactaatttctaagtcgtccagtgtttcgtctaccttctacgaagtcgtccagtgtattagactaccttctactatcccttcaagtgtatttttttagacgaccttttacgaagtcgtccagtgtatttaagtcgtccagtgtatttaagtcgtccagtgtttagactaccttctactatcccttcaagtgtatttttgtaagtcgtccagctggaaaaccttccagacgacttatttgtaagttacaaatctatacaaagacaagttaccagacgacgacttaaagatttgatactaacctctttgggcagaggagaaggctgtttcttttgaggagaaggctttttcgtttgaggagcaggctgtttcgtttgaggagcaggctgtttagtttgaggagcaggctgtttcgtttgaggagtaggctgttgccttttgaggagtaggctttgccttttgaggagcaggctgtctggtgggaggagtaggatgattggtttgaagtggaggctgatccttttgaggagtagtctgtttgttactagccccggtttctggggcttgtggggtagggtgttttttactaaccccggtttctggggcttgaggggtagcctgattggtgacaccaaccttcttctccacagcttccaatctatcggagatcttcctaatctccctgatgcacttcttaaacccatctttcatcatgtcacctaagccacttcttaagtccttgaacatgttttctaactcctctctggtcacccaactagcctcttctctagcctcttctgtagcctcttctgtagcctctgtaggagcctcttctctagcctctttaggagcctctttaggagcctctttacgagctttcttccgaggtctctgattgtcttcctccacctcctccacaaccatctctttggctcttttcgatggagtcacaaacttgggttttgtaccagtgacttcccagcaatccatggtccacttccacggtctccgatcatacatgactttaatgatgttctccgcgggcacgtcatcaacctcagagtcccattttggccacatttcactaatgtccttctcaacaaagttgatcacgcgggtctgcagtaaatagaagaagaatcgagttagatatttgaaacaaaatactaaatagacgacttaattataagtcgtcaactaagtcgtccagctggacgaccttccagacgacttattataagtcgtctactaagtcgtccagctggaagaccttccagacgacttataataagtcgtctactaagtcgtccagctggaagaccttccagacgacttaattaagtgaagatggaaaggtacctgactcaagatagcagctttcatgaatctgcggcctctgctgccgtcgtaagccagaatcggtggagacggactgtttgctctgggtagaccaatactagcacccaatcccggaatagctgtgtacgcccagacctgaagaacttgtataaagccatccacggtgtaacagccagtaatatctttgttccacaaagagtccatcagcaccttaaacgcgactctcccccatggataattctcaaacctttctaaatccatcactagccttgcgagagtagctcgtgtagcgcttgagaactttttcccttcaatgaatccagtgaagatggaaaggtacgcgagtcgcttgcgatcttccctggaccaatccccgcatctcttcagtgctgctattatctgatcagtacttggcccagcttcccgatgaactcccatcatctcccagaaagaaaccatctgtggggtaacttcacattctggtgtctcaaggtcctcgatgtagtcgcagtttagaccagtgatgttttcaaactctaacagtgaaaacctcgcaggttctggaccaacgagacaccacatctcgtacttcttcttaatgtccagctttaaaccgagcaagtggtgaaccagccttgaagcccaaccaaatccctgctccttgaacttgatgaaaactcccaatctcgactccttgagctcttcaaattcagcatcagtgagagcttccctaagagcagtatgcaacttcgtgttatccgtatgatacgaaatgctattgtggggttctggctcttcccctaatgtgtataacctacgggggagttctggaatatccatcctttttgtctgcaaaataatcaaagacaacaatagaagtcagaacacaagctaaatcaatcacgccttaattgttactccagacgacttagtagacgacttaaatataagtcgtctagaaagtcgtccaactggacgacttagttgacgacttatatttaagtcgtctggaaagtcttccaaatggacgtactaagtcgtccaggttgaagactttccagacgacttacttacaagtcttccagtagaaaaatttcaagcggacctgattagtcgcagaaggagttcgagtactcgtcattgtggttatagatctgaaaaaataaacgtgaaacggtgagaatgagtaaattgaaagagacaacgttttatgttcatcttttccacgagtttgatgacttaccggcgttagggtttacagagaaacggcgctacggtttacagagaagaagcggcggcgctagggtttagaagaagcggcggcgctagggtttagaagaaacggcggtgctagctagtgtttagagtaagcggcggtgagaacgttggtgagcacggtggcgagggcgacggtttgttcggaaatagtggaagcgggggcgctagggtttagaggaatcggcggcgctagggttagaagaagctgcggcgacaacggtgagaatgaagtgagatagatagccgacgttgagaacgatggttgttcggaaatagtgggaattcgaatcgcctttgatatcgccggtgagagagaactgttagggtttctgttcgcggaaaatgaaaaaaaaaaaaaatcaccttatatattgggtaaataatccggttagctttaaaagtacattggtaaactttaaggtttggtccggtttagacgacttattctggctgataatgtacatcagacgacctaatatttagtcgtctgggaacagaagactaaatattaagtcgtccaataccctaaaatgaacccctaaactaaaatgactaaattaacttactaaccacgttataaaatcaaattatacttcaatagtgtttactatacacagaaatgaacacgcctaggtaattttaaaaattttcaaaaacggttttaatgctttccaaaatctaaccctaagaacacatacaatactacaacatatgttgatgaaacataaactaaagaatatcatgactcactactttcactcatctgggctgaaaacaattgaaatttgttatatattaatttatatctcttaagacatatgttaattacataattccaatttttcacttatcaaaatattttttacaaaatttttaaattatgtttaagaataactgtccagacgacttaacttaaagtcgtctggacgacttattttcaagtcgtctgtttacagacgacttgcgaggggtagaaacgtaaaaaaaaatccgtttttttgtttgttcacaaggagatagttgtaatttcaatagccttttaagttacttttgcctttgacccaagtt
This window contains:
- the LOC130507171 gene encoding uncharacterized protein LOC130507171 → MWCLVGPEPARFSLLEFENITGLNCDYIEDLETPECEVTPQMVSFWEMMGVHREAGPSTDQIIAALKRCGDWSREDRKRLAYLSIFTGFIEGKKFSSATRATLARLVMDLERFENYPWGRVAFKVLMDSLWNKDITGCYTVDGFIQVLQVWAYTAIPGLGASIGLPRANSPSPPILAYDGSRGRRFMKAAILSQTRVINFVEKDISEMWPKWDSEVDDVPAENIIKVMYDRRPWKWTMDCWEVTGTKPKFVTPSKRAKEMVVEEVEEDNQRPRKKARKEAPKEAPKEAREEAPTEATEEATEEAREEASWVTREELENMFKDLRSGLGDMMKDGFKKCIREIRKISDRLEAVEKKVGVTNQATPQAPETGVSKKHPTPQAPETGASNKQTTPQKDQPPLQTNHPTPPTRQPAPQKAKPTPQKATAYSSNETACSSN